In Indicator indicator isolate 239-I01 chromosome 28, UM_Iind_1.1, whole genome shotgun sequence, one DNA window encodes the following:
- the USP20 gene encoding ubiquitin carboxyl-terminal hydrolase 20 translates to MGDTRDICPHLDSIGEVTRDDLLLKSKGTCQSCGAVGPNLWACLQLGCPYVGCGESFADHSTLHAQAKKHNLTVNLTTFRLWCYACEREVFLEPRLPPASTQLVGLGHSLQGTDSPLPAHPLKAVPIAVADEGESESEDDDLKPRGLTGMKNLGNSCYMNAALQALSNCPPLTQFFLECGGLVRTDKKPALCKSYQKLVSEVWHKKRPSYVVPSSLSHGIKLVNPMFRGYAQQDTQEFLRCLMDQLHEELKEPMVAEGREQESSEQEEKREGDRSPSEDEFLSCDSSSDRGEGDAQSRTSGCMSSSSLAETELLIQDEAGRGISEKERMKDRKFSCGHRRSNSEQVDEDADVDTTMMAVDGRASPEVLPAPYPASPCRTPEPDNDAFVRCSSQPCSPAHPELHPKLSSSPPRSSPARMGPSYVLKKAQVQASGKKKKELRYRSVISDIFDGSILSLVQCLTCDRVSTTVETFQDLSLPIPGKEDLAKLHSAIYQNVPAKPGSCGDSYSSQGWIAFIMEYIRRFVVSCIPSWFWGPVVTLEDCLAAFFAADELKGDNMYSCERCKKLRNGVKYCKVLRLPEILCIHLKRFRHEVMYSFKINSHVSFPLEGLDLRPFLAKECVSQITTYDLLSVICHHGTAGSGHYIAYCQNVINGQWYEFDDQYVTEVHETVVQNAEAYVLFYRKSSEEAVRERQKVVSLASMKEHSLLQFYISREWLNKFNTFAEPGPITNQTFLCSHGGIPPNKYHYIDDLVVILPQNVWEYLYNRFGGGPAVNHLYVCSICQVEIEALAKRRRMEIDTFIKLNKAFQAEESPSVIYCISMQWFREWEAFVKGKDNEPPGPIDNTKIALTKAGGHVQVKQGADYGQISEETWIYLSTLYGGGPEIAIRQSLAQPQELEALHGEQKIEAETRAV, encoded by the exons ATGGGGGACACAAGAGACATCTGTCCTCACCTGgactccataggagaggtgacCAGGGATGATCTGCTGCTCAAATCCAAG GGAACCTGTCAGTCCTGTGGAGCTGTGGGACCAAACCTCTGGGCTTGTCTGCAG CTCGGATGTCCTTACGTTGGCTGTGGGGAGTCCTTTGCCGACCACAGCACACTGCATGCCCAG GCCAAGAAGCACAACCTGACGGTGAACCTGACCACGTTCCGGCTCTGGTGCTACGCCTGCGAGCGGGAGGTGTTCCTGGAGCCTCGGCTGccccctgccagcacccagctggtGGGTCTGGGCCACAgcctgcagggcaca GATTCCCCACTGCCTGCTCACCCCCTGAAGGCTGTTCCCATTGCAGTGGCTGATGAAGGAGAGTCTGAATCTGAGGATGATGATTTGAAACCAAGAG GCCTTACTGGGATGAAGAACCTGGGGAACTCCTGCTACATGAACGCAGCACTCCAGGCTCTCTCTAACTG CCCACCCCTCACCCAGTTCTTCCTGGAGTGTGGCGGCCTGGTCCGCACGGATAAGAAGCCAGCCCTGTGCAAGAGCTACCAGAAGCTGGTGTCTGAGGTGTGGCACAAGAAACG CCCCAGTTATGTtgtccccagcagcctgtcccaTGGCATCAAACTGGTCAACCCCATGTTCAGAGGCTATGCACagcag GACACTCAGGAGTTCCTGAGGTGCCTGATGGATCAGCTGCACgaggagctgaaggagcctatggtggcagagggcagggagcaggagagcagtgagcaggaggagaagcgCGAGGGTGACCGCAGCCCCTCCGAGGATGAGTTCCTGTCCTGTGACTCCAGCAGTGACAGGGGGGAAGGGGACGCTCAGAGTCGGACTTCCGGGTGcatgagcagcagctccctggcagaGACAGAGCTGCTGATCCAGGATGAGGCAGGCAGAGGGAtctcagagaaggagaggatgaAGGACAGGAAGTTCTCCTGCGGCCACCGGCGCAGCAACTCGGAGCAGGTGGACGAGGACGCGGACGTGGACACCACCATGATGGCAGTGGATGGCAGAGCCTCACCTgaggtgctgccagctccctatcctgccagcccctgcaggaCACCAG AGCCTGACAACGATGCCTTCGTGcgctgctcctcacagccctgcagcccagcccacccCGAGCTGCACCCCAAGCTCTCCAGCAGTCCTCCTCGCTCCAGTCCAGCCAGGATGGGACCTTCCTATGTGCTGAAGAAAG cccaggtgcaggcctctggcaagaagaagaaagaacttCGCTACCGCAGCGTCATCTCCGACATCTTTGACGGCTCCATCCTCAGCCTGGTGCAGTGCCTCACCTGTGACAGG GTTTCTACAACAGTGGAGACATTCCAGGACCTGTCACTCCCCATCCCAGGGAAGGAGGACTTGGCCAAGCTGCACTCTGCCATCTACCAAAACGTGCCAGCTAagcctggcagctgtggggacagcTACAGCTCCCAGGGCTGGATTGCTTTCATCATGGAGTACATCCGGAG ATTTGTGGTGTCCTGCATCCCTAGCTGGTTTTGGGGTCCTGTTGTGACACTGGAGGATTGTCTTGCTGCCTTCTTTGCAGCAGATGAGTTGAAGG gGGACAATATGTACAGCTGTGAGCGCTGCAAGAA GCTGCGGAATGGAGTCAAATACTGCAAGGTGCTGCGGCTGCCGGAG ATCCTCTGCATCCACCTGAAGCGCTTCCGCCATGAGGTGATGTACTCCTTCAAGATCAACAGCCACGTCTCCTTCCCCCTAGAGGGGCTGGACCTGAGGCCCTTCCTAGCCAAGGAGTGTGTCTCCCAGATCACCACCTATGACCTCCTCTCAGTCATCTGTCACCATGGCACTGCAGGCA GTGGACACTACATTGCCTACTGCCAGAACGTCATCAACGGGCAGTGGTACGAGTTCGACGACCAGTACGTGACCGAGGTGCACGAGACCGTGGTGCAGAACGCTGAGGCCTATGTCCTCTTCTACAG GAAGAGCAGCGAGGAGGCAGTGCGGGAGCGGCAGAAGGTGGTGTCCCTGGCCAGCATGaaggagcacagcctgctccagttctaCATCTCCAGAGAGTGGCTCAATAAGTTCAATACCTTTGCTGAGCCTGGGCCCATCACCAACCAGACCTTTCTGTGCTCTCATGGAG GGATCCCTCCCAACAAGTACCACTACATCGATGACCTGGTGGTGATTCTGCCCCAGAACGTGTGGGAGTATCTCTACAACAG GTTTGGGGGTGGCCCTGCTGTGAACCACCTCTATGTGTGCTCCATCTGCCAGGTGGAGATTGAGGCCCTGGCCAAGCGCCGCAGGATGGAAATCGACACTTTCATCAAG ctgAACAAGGCCTTCCAGGCAGAGGAGTCTCCAAGTGTCATCTACTGCATCAGCATGCAGTGGTTCCGGGAGTGGGAAGCCTTTGTCAAGGGCAAGGACAATG AGCCTCCTGGGCCCATTGACAACACCAAGATTGCACTCACCAAAGCTGGTGGCCATGTGCAAGTCAAGCAGG GTGCTGACTATGGGCAGATCTCTGAGGAGACCTGGATTTACCTGAGCACACTCTACGGGGGGGGGCCCGAGATTGCCAtcaggcagagcctggcccagccccaggagctggagGCCCTGCACGGGGAGCAGAAGATCGAGGCGGAGACGCGGGCGGTGTGA
- the C28H9orf78 gene encoding splicing factor C9orf78 homolog has protein sequence MPGQKCFRRRRDEEEEEEEDEQVAEEVRLKVEEAKEVQSLRKRPNGVSAVALLVGEKLQEEATLVDDPFKIKSGGMVDMKKLKERGKDRINEEEDLNLGTSFSAETNRRDEDADMMKYIETELKKRKGIVENEEQKVKLKNAEDSLYELPENIRVSSAKKTEEMLSNQMLSGIPEVDLGIDAKIKNIISTEEAKAKLLAEQQNKKKDSETSFVPTNMAVNYVQHNRFYHEELNAPVRRNKEEPKPRPLRVGDTERPEPERSPPNRKRPLNEKATDDYHYEKFKKMNRRY, from the exons ATGCCGGGCCAGAAGTGCTTCCGCCGGCGGAGGgacgaggaggaggaagaggaggaggacgaGCAGGTCGCGGAGGAGGTCAG gtTAAAAGTTGAGGAAGCCAAAGAAGTTCAAAGCCTCAGGAAGCGACCCAATGGGGTGAG TGCTGTAGCTCTGCTGGTGGGAGAGAAGCTGCAAGAAGAAGCAACACTTGTG GATGACCCATTCAAGATAAAATCTGGGGGAATGGTGGACATGAAGAAGCTGAAAGAAAGAGGCAAGGACAG GATTAATGAGGAGGAAGATCTGAACTTGGGCACCTCCTTCTCAGCTGAGACCAACAGGAGGGATGAGGATGCTGACAT GATGAAGTACATTGAGACTgagctgaagaagaggaaggggatTGTGGAGAATGAGGAGCAGAAGGTGAAGCTGAAGAACGCTGAGGACTCCTTGTACGAACTGCCGGAGAACATCAGAGTCTCCTCTGCCAAGAAGACTGAGGAGATGCTCTCCAACCAGATGCTGAGTGGCATTCCTGAAGTGGACCTAGGAATTGA tGCAAAAATCAAGAACATCATCTCCACAGAGGAGGCCAAGgccaagctgctggcagagcagcagaataaGAAGAAGGACAGTGAGACCTCCTTTGTTCCCACCAACATGGCTGTCAACTATGTGCAGCACAACCGAT TCTACCACGAGGAGCTCAACGCTCCAGTGCGCAGGAACAAGGAGGAGCCCAAGCCGCGGCCGCTGCGCGTGGGGGACACGGAGAGGCCAGAGCCTGAGC GGTCTCCCCCGAACCGCAAGCGTCCCCTGAACGAGAAGGCCACAGATGATTACCACTACGAGAAGTTCAAGAAGATGAACAGACGTTACTGA
- the LOC128976311 gene encoding torsin-1A-like, with protein sequence MKLLRAALGLALLPLLRPASAVEPISLGLAIAGAAASALTGIISYPRLYCYFRECCLQRHDQRAAAGLQENLERRLFGQHLVSKVVVKAVRGFLNNTNAKKPLALSLHGWTGTGKNFVSKIVAESIYKRGLHSKYVHQFVATLHFPHANSINLYKDQLQSWIRGNVSICPRSLFIFDEMDKMHAGLIDSIKPFLDYYELLDGVSYRQAIFIFLSNAGAEKITEVALDFWKKGRSREDIQLTDIQNALSVSVFNNKNSGFWHSTLIDRNLIDYFVPFLPLEYRHVKMCVRVEAEARGYAVEEDILSRIAEEMTYFPREERIYSDKGCKTVDSKLDYYYDF encoded by the exons ATGAAGCTGCTGCGGGCGGCCCTGGGGCTGGCGCTGCTGCCGCTGCTCAGGCCGGCGAGCGCCGTGGAGCCCATCAGCCTGGGGCTGGCGATCGCGGGTGCCGCCGCCTCGGCCCTTACCGGCATCATCTCCTACCCGCGGCTCTACTGCTACTTCAGGGAGTGCTGTCTGCAGCGGCACGACCAGCGCGCTGCCGCCG ggctgcaggagaactTGGAGAGGAGGCTGTTCGGGCAGCACCTGGTGAGCAAGGTGGTCGTAAAGGCCGTGAGGGGCTTCTTGAACAACACCAACGCCAAAAAGCCTCTTGCCCTTTCCTTGCACGGCTGGACTGGAACAGGCAAAAACTTTGTCAGTAAGATAGTGGCTGAGAGCATTTACAAAAGAGGCCTGCACAGCAAATATGTCCATCAGTTTGTGGCAACTTTACACTTCCCTCATGCTAACAGCATCAACCTCTACAAG GACCAGCTCCAGTCATGGATTCGGGGCAATGTGAGCATctgccccaggtccctcttcaTCTTTGATGAGATGGATAAGATGCATGCAGGACTCATTGACTCCATCAAACCTTTCCTGGACTACTATGAGCTCCTGGATGGGGTCTCCTACCGCCAAgccatcttcatcttcctcag CAATGCAGGAGCTGAGAAGATAACAGAGGTGGCTCTGGACTTCTGGAAGaaggggaggagcagggaggacaTCCAGCTGACAGACATCCAGAATGCcctctctgtgtctgtcttcAACAACAAGAACA GTGGATTCTGGCACAGCACCTTGATTGACAGGAATCTGATTGACTACTTTGTGCCCTTCCTGCCCCTGGAGTACAGACATGTGAAAATGTGTGTGAGGGTGGAGGCTGAGGCCCGAGGCTATGCTGTGGAGGAGGACATCCTGAGCAGGATAGCTGAGGAGATGACCTActtccccagggaggagaggatCTACTCAGACAAGGGCTGCAAGACTGTGGATTCAAAGCTGGATTATTACTATGACTTCTAA
- the LOC128976146 gene encoding torsin-1B-like, whose amino-acid sequence MRRAVGLLWLLLPGLVAQEPISVGLAIGVAWALTSFLSHPRFYCSYVECCPSAEQRLDASALKVQLDSKLFGQHLAKDVVLKAVLGFSTNPARKKPLTLSLHGWAGTGKNFLSQILVEHIHAAGLRSKFVHLFLPTLHFPHDAQVKLYKDQLQSWIRGNVSACPHSVFIFDEMDKMHPGLIDAIKPFLDYYEQIDGVSYRRAIFIFLSNAGGDLINKAALDFWMSGKPREEIQLKDLEPMLSVGVFNNKNSGLWHSSLIDRNLIDYFIPFLPLEHRHVRMCVRAEMVARGYVVDEQIVQAVLEEMTFFPKEQKIFSDKGCKTVQAKLDIHEGAAVRDSRAKR is encoded by the exons ATGCGGAGGGCGGTTGGgttgctctggctgctgctgccgggGCTGGTGGCGCAGGAGCCGATCAGCGTGGGCCTGGCCATCGGCGTGGCCTGGGCCCTCACCAGCTTCCTGTCCCACCCGAGGTTCTACTGCAGCTATGTGGAGTGCTGCCCCAGCGCCGAGCAGCGCCTCGACGCCAGCG CGCTGAAGGTGCAGCTGGACTCCAAGCTCTTCGGGCAGCACCTGGCCAAGGACgtggtgctgaaggcagtgctgggcttCAGCACCAACCCCGCCCGCAAGAAGCCGCTGACGCTATCGCTCCACGGCTGGGCTGGCACCGGCAAGAACTTCCTCAGCCAGATCCTGGTGGAGCACATCCATGCTGCCGGCCTGCGCAGCAAGTTCGTCCATCTCTTCCTGCCCACCCTCCACTTCCCCCACGATGCCCAAGTCAAGCTCTACAAG gaccagctgcagagctggatccGGGGCAATGTCAGTGCCTGTCCCCACTCTGTCTTCATCTTTGATGAGATGGACAAAATGCACCCAGGGCTCATCGATGCCATCAAGCCCTTCCTAGACTACTACGAGCAGATTGATGGAGTGTCCTACAGGAGAGCCATCTTCATCTTTCTCAG CAATGCAGGGGGGGACCTGATCAATAAAGCAGCTCTGGACTTCTGGATGAGTGGGAAGCCGAGGGAGGAGAttcagctgaaggacctggagccCATGCTCTCTGTAGGGGTCTTCAACAACAAGAACA GTGGCCTGTGGCACAGCAGCCTCATCGACAGGAACCTCATCGACTACTTCatccccttcctgcccctggAACACAGGCACGTCAGGATGTGTGTGAGGGCTGAGATGGTGGCCCGTGGCTACGTGGTGGATGAGCAGATcgtgcaggcagtgctggaggagatGACCTTCTTCCCCAAAGAGCAGAAAATCTTCTCTGACAAGGGCTGCAAGACTGTGCAGGCCAAGCTGGACATCCACGAGGGAGCTGCCgtgagggacagcagagccaAGCGCTGA